Proteins from one Pirellulales bacterium genomic window:
- a CDS encoding phosphoesterase codes for MSLVHTEHVLVVPTELFRRLGYFQGFTCDVDRYLAELLSPGNTSYRPRGEMEENPGFKQLIPYVIFRHRDAAGRDYLFQYTRGKGMGESRLHSKRSVGVGGHISIDDCTAEGTVPYAEGMQRELDEEVIINTPYASRCVGLINDDQTPVGQVHLGVVHLFDVQRPAVEPREAEILDAGFRPAAELLADLDRFESWSQFCLRALFG; via the coding sequence ATGTCCCTTGTCCATACCGAACACGTGTTGGTCGTCCCCACCGAGTTATTTCGCCGCCTGGGCTATTTCCAGGGTTTTACCTGCGATGTCGATCGTTATCTGGCCGAATTGCTCAGTCCCGGCAACACCAGTTACCGGCCGCGGGGCGAAATGGAGGAAAACCCCGGCTTCAAGCAACTGATTCCCTACGTCATATTCCGCCACCGTGATGCCGCCGGCCGCGACTATTTATTCCAATACACTCGCGGCAAAGGCATGGGCGAAAGTCGCCTGCACAGCAAACGCAGTGTCGGCGTCGGCGGGCACATTTCTATCGACGATTGCACCGCCGAGGGAACCGTCCCCTACGCCGAGGGCATGCAGCGCGAGCTGGACGAAGAGGTCATCATCAATACCCCTTATGCCAGCCGCTGTGTAGGATTGATTAACGACGATCAAACCCCTGTCGGCCAGGTCCATTTGGGCGTGGTTCATCTGTTCGATGTCCAGCGCCCCGCCGTCGAGCCGCGCGAAGCCGAAATTCTCGACGCCGGTTTCCGCCCGGCGGCCGAGCTCCTGGCCGATTTGGATCGGTTTGAATCGTGGTCCCAATTTTGCCTCCGCGCTTTGTTTGGCTGA
- a CDS encoding sulfotransferase — MLPDHPSKAAESYKSLVRSAKVEPLDLLHDRPQAVQGPNRGYRKFILLAHQRSGSSMMVDTLAKHPQILSFGELFVPGRIDFEIEGYDPHSAKLLALRNARPLQFLEEFVFSSYSNDIKAVGFKLFPDQIDNFSFRCVWKWLKRNPDIKIIYLTRRNLLATYASLQIAKRSGVFAIKNESERVQATIKIKPRKCLAEWRKRKRYHQLVEKKIKEREMLKWIYEDFTQSPDQHLRQVQQFLGVDVSDLKISTVKQEVRPLSAVIENYYQLQQHFSGTQWEQFFDLPPLPQPLLPASTRGAMPAFGSERTPGRKTARLRAGIPSKMFSRRSVMASALALSFFFVGLFFVQIFGSKVSAEDQTVTAINQTAARIEQYVQQHRELPTALDGLAASNSESKQATDAWSRPIKYKIIEPDTFELVSYGADGAPGGSGEGADIVRTYQVVAGQVRDLR, encoded by the coding sequence ATGCTACCAGATCATCCAAGTAAAGCAGCCGAATCGTACAAATCTTTGGTCCGTTCGGCAAAGGTCGAGCCGCTCGATTTATTACACGATCGGCCCCAGGCGGTGCAAGGCCCCAACCGCGGCTACCGCAAGTTCATTCTGTTGGCTCATCAGCGATCCGGTTCGTCGATGATGGTCGACACGCTGGCCAAGCACCCGCAAATTCTCTCCTTTGGCGAGCTCTTCGTTCCAGGCCGCATTGATTTTGAGATCGAAGGTTACGACCCGCATTCGGCCAAGCTGCTGGCTTTACGCAATGCGCGGCCGCTGCAGTTTCTCGAAGAGTTCGTGTTTTCGTCGTACTCGAACGATATTAAGGCGGTGGGGTTTAAGCTGTTTCCGGATCAAATTGACAATTTCTCCTTCCGCTGTGTTTGGAAATGGCTCAAGCGTAATCCAGACATCAAAATTATTTACCTCACGCGCCGCAATCTGCTCGCCACCTACGCGTCGCTGCAAATTGCCAAAAGAAGCGGCGTGTTTGCAATCAAAAATGAGTCCGAAAGAGTGCAGGCGACAATTAAGATTAAACCCAGAAAATGCTTGGCCGAATGGCGAAAGAGAAAGCGTTATCACCAGCTCGTCGAAAAAAAGATCAAAGAGCGCGAGATGCTCAAGTGGATCTACGAAGATTTTACGCAATCCCCCGACCAGCATCTCCGGCAAGTGCAGCAATTTCTCGGGGTCGACGTATCCGATCTGAAAATCAGCACCGTCAAGCAGGAGGTACGCCCCCTCTCCGCCGTCATTGAAAATTATTACCAATTGCAGCAGCACTTTTCCGGCACTCAGTGGGAACAATTCTTCGATCTTCCTCCCTTGCCGCAGCCTCTCCTGCCTGCTTCCACCCGAGGTGCGATGCCGGCCTTCGGTTCCGAACGAACGCCGGGCAGAAAAACCGCTCGCTTGCGGGCCGGAATTCCCAGCAAAATGTTCAGCCGCCGCTCCGTCATGGCTTCCGCGTTGGCCCTCAGTTTCTTTTTCGTCGGCTTATTTTTTGTGCAAATATTCGGCTCAAAAGTTTCAGCGGAAGATCAAACGGTTACCGCCATTAACCAGACGGCTGCTCGAATTGAACAGTACGTGCAGCAACACCGCGAGTTGCCCACGGCGCTTGATGGTCTGGCGGCTTCCAACTCCGAATCGAAACAGGCGACCGACGCTTGGAGCCGCCCGATTAAGTATAAAATTATCGAGCCCGATACTTTTGAGCTCGTCAGCTACGGCGCGGACGGCGCCCCTGGCGGCAGCGGCGAGGGCGCCGATATTGTGCGCACCTATCAGGTCGTGGCCGGCCAGGTGCGCGACCTTCGCTAA
- a CDS encoding cysteine desulfurase family protein, giving the protein MRKPSIASIIHQPEAALLALRDRMAADLPIYMDNHATTRVDPRVLEVMLPFFSEHYGNAGSTSHQYGWEAREAVDAARESIAAAIGAQPREIVFTSGATESNNLALRGVADRALSKQGLSNSHAWPPHIISVITEHKAILDPLEYLAHHGCEITLLPVEQAGSERAGSISADQVAAAIRDNTVLVSVMLANNEIGVIQPLAEIGAVCRQRKILLHTDATQAVGKMPVNVDDLQVDLLSFSAHKIYGPKGVGALFVRRRAPLVKLEPQIFGGGQENGFRSGTANVPGMVGMARALELCREEMLMEQPRLAMLRDRLYAGLTEQFPDILVNGPVLEQSIHRDGAIRLPGNLNLSFGDVDGEALLLDMQDRLAVSSGSACTSANPQPSHVLRALGLSDDAVRSSLRFGLGRFNTAEEVETAIQIVVDSVTRLRKLGSLA; this is encoded by the coding sequence ATGCGAAAGCCGTCGATCGCATCAATCATCCATCAGCCCGAAGCCGCCCTATTAGCGCTGCGTGATCGCATGGCCGCTGACTTGCCCATTTACATGGATAACCACGCCACCACGCGCGTCGATCCGCGAGTGCTGGAGGTCATGTTGCCGTTTTTCAGCGAGCACTATGGGAACGCCGGCAGCACCAGCCATCAATACGGTTGGGAAGCCCGCGAGGCGGTCGATGCGGCCCGAGAAAGCATCGCCGCGGCCATCGGCGCCCAGCCACGCGAAATCGTCTTCACCAGCGGCGCGACCGAAAGCAACAACCTGGCCTTGCGCGGCGTGGCGGATCGGGCTCTTTCAAAACAAGGTTTGTCGAACAGCCACGCTTGGCCGCCGCACATCATCAGCGTGATTACCGAGCATAAGGCGATCCTCGATCCCTTGGAATATCTCGCCCATCATGGCTGCGAAATTACGCTCCTGCCGGTGGAGCAGGCCGGCAGCGAGCGCGCCGGCTCAATTTCAGCCGATCAGGTCGCCGCCGCCATCCGCGATAACACCGTGTTGGTAAGCGTGATGCTGGCCAATAACGAGATCGGTGTCATCCAGCCGCTGGCCGAAATCGGCGCCGTGTGCCGCCAGCGCAAAATCTTACTGCACACCGACGCCACGCAAGCCGTCGGAAAAATGCCTGTCAATGTGGATGATCTGCAAGTCGACTTGCTCAGTTTTTCCGCCCACAAAATCTATGGTCCCAAGGGCGTTGGCGCGCTGTTCGTGCGGCGACGGGCTCCGTTGGTCAAGCTGGAACCGCAGATTTTCGGCGGCGGGCAGGAAAACGGCTTCCGCAGCGGAACTGCCAACGTGCCCGGCATGGTCGGCATGGCGCGAGCCTTGGAATTATGCCGCGAAGAAATGTTGATGGAACAGCCACGCTTGGCGATGCTGCGCGATCGCCTGTATGCCGGGCTGACCGAACAGTTTCCCGACATCTTGGTGAACGGCCCCGTCCTGGAACAGTCCATACATCGCGACGGAGCGATTCGCCTCCCCGGTAATCTCAATCTCAGCTTCGGTGATGTTGACGGCGAAGCCCTGCTGCTGGACATGCAGGATCGGCTGGCGGTGAGTTCCGGTAGCGCTTGCACCTCCGCCAATCCACAGCCCAGCCACGTGCTACGGGCTCTAGGACTTTCCGACGACGCAGTTCGCAGCAGCCTGCGGTTCGGCCTGGGCCGGTTCAACACCGCCGAAGAAGTGGAAACTGCCATTCAAATCGTCGTTGACTCGGTCACCCGCCTGCGAAAGCTTGGCAGCCTGGCGTAA
- a CDS encoding iron-sulfur cluster assembly accessory protein, producing MAVSITERAAKEVKKILEDQKMEPTTLLRVGVAGGGCSGFQYSLGFDQKYDEKADSKYDCHGVSVVVDKKSALYLDGTTVDFYEGLEKRGFTFDNPNAVKSCGCGSSFQA from the coding sequence ATGGCAGTTTCCATCACTGAACGGGCCGCGAAAGAAGTCAAGAAAATTCTCGAAGATCAAAAGATGGAACCCACTACGTTGTTGCGTGTGGGCGTGGCCGGCGGCGGCTGCAGCGGCTTCCAATACAGCCTGGGCTTCGATCAGAAGTACGACGAAAAGGCCGACTCCAAATACGATTGCCACGGCGTAAGCGTGGTGGTCGACAAAAAAAGCGCCCTGTACCTCGACGGCACCACGGTCGATTTCTACGAAGGCCTCGAAAAGCGCGGCTTCACGTTTGACAACCCCAACGCCGTAAAAAGCTGCGGCTGCGGCAGCTCGTTCCAGGCGTAA
- the cbiE gene encoding precorrin-6y C5,15-methyltransferase (decarboxylating) subunit CbiE: protein MKKIHIIGIGDDGLEGITAQARRLIEEADLVLGAEATLSLLPKSGVTDQRVPLGGNLDDAVQQVSKAGNKKIAVLASGDPLFYGVARYLCDKLGKDRFEVVPHVSSMQLAFARVKESWEDAYLTNLASYPLNSVIEKIRVSDTVGLFTSEAFPPAAVAKALLAEQIDYFQAYVCENLGSPDERVTHGSLGEIAREQFSALNVMILVRRPETPDRPTDARPLRRFGNPDEVFLQSRPKRGLLTPAEVRSLALAELAIGAKSVVWDVGAGSGSVSIEAAQLAAEGTAYAIEMDPEDIELIKTNAQRFRVKNLVPVLGRAPEAWGNLPQPDCIFVGGSGREIARLVELAYKQLKPGGRLVATVGSIENLSAVRDGLQRQAGDVSVLLVNVARGTQQLESMRFVALNPTFLLSAVKPK from the coding sequence ATGAAGAAAATCCATATTATCGGCATCGGCGACGACGGGCTGGAAGGCATCACGGCCCAAGCCCGCCGGCTCATCGAAGAAGCCGATCTCGTCCTGGGCGCCGAAGCCACGCTCAGCCTGCTCCCCAAATCCGGCGTCACTGACCAGCGTGTGCCGCTGGGCGGCAATCTTGACGACGCCGTGCAGCAAGTCAGCAAAGCCGGCAATAAAAAAATTGCCGTGTTGGCCTCCGGCGATCCGCTGTTTTACGGCGTGGCACGTTACCTGTGCGATAAGCTCGGCAAAGATCGCTTCGAAGTCGTGCCGCATGTCAGCAGCATGCAATTGGCGTTCGCCCGTGTGAAGGAAAGCTGGGAAGACGCTTATCTCACCAATCTCGCATCATATCCGCTGAATTCGGTCATCGAAAAAATTCGCGTCTCCGACACCGTCGGCTTGTTCACCAGCGAAGCGTTTCCACCCGCCGCCGTCGCCAAAGCATTGCTCGCCGAGCAGATCGATTATTTCCAGGCATACGTGTGCGAAAATCTCGGCTCTCCCGACGAGCGCGTCACGCACGGCTCTCTTGGCGAAATTGCCCGCGAGCAATTCTCCGCGCTCAACGTTATGATTTTGGTCCGGCGGCCCGAAACCCCCGACCGCCCGACCGACGCCCGGCCGCTGCGTCGCTTTGGCAATCCCGACGAAGTATTTTTGCAATCGCGCCCCAAGCGCGGCCTGCTCACGCCGGCCGAAGTCCGCAGCCTGGCCCTGGCGGAATTAGCCATCGGCGCTAAAAGCGTCGTGTGGGATGTCGGCGCCGGCAGCGGATCGGTATCCATCGAAGCCGCTCAGTTAGCCGCCGAAGGCACGGCCTACGCCATCGAAATGGATCCCGAAGATATTGAGCTGATCAAAACCAACGCCCAGCGCTTCCGCGTCAAAAACCTGGTTCCCGTGCTCGGCCGCGCTCCAGAAGCGTGGGGCAATTTGCCGCAGCCCGATTGCATTTTTGTCGGTGGCAGCGGCCGCGAAATTGCCCGTCTTGTGGAGTTGGCCTACAAGCAACTCAAGCCTGGCGGGCGGTTAGTCGCCACCGTGGGCAGCATCGAAAATTTGTCGGCCGTGCGCGACGGGCTCCAACGTCAGGCCGGCGACGTTAGCGTGCTTTTGGTCAACGTCGCCCGTGGCACGCAGCAGTTGGAAAGCATGCGTTTTGTGGCATTGAACCCCACGTTTTTGCTCAGCGCCGTCAAGCCAAAATGA
- a CDS encoding UvrD-helicase domain-containing protein translates to MSLNAAQREAVETLSGPLLVLAGAGTGKTRVVTFRIANLIRQRTKPERILAVTFTNKAASEMQQRAAELLGRQRSGRPEISTFHSLCVRILRRQIQHLGYPRQFVIFDRGDQEGAARQALREVRASADRLRPGDLLYFIGRWKTAALEPDEAAAQAQTDREHLAATAYRRYQDALKAGGAVDFDDLLLLTHKLFEQFPAAQRTEARRFDHLLIDEYQDTNASQYRIVKSLAGEHGNLCVVGDDDQSIYGWRGAEVEHILRFQHDWPDAKVICLEDNYRTCEAILEFANRLIAFNRQRHEKVLRASRPGGLQPVIVQCQDETDEAAHVVGDIKLRLQNLAIQPRDIAILCRTNEQPRPFEMELRHENIPYVLIGGQSFYDRREIKDVLAYLRVLDQPQDEPSLLRIINTPPRGIGQTTVKALLEHAVQQGLPLWDVLADLPPECKLTPVAQEAISKFRQLIESYRSRVGGEPPASLATHLISHIRYQDDLARQYPDVNEQQSRWASVQELINALAAFEKRTKKPTLRAFLDEVALGERDEAGDKESKLNRNAIALMTLHAAKGLEFPHVYLVGMEEGLLPHQKSVDAEKNGDQKAIDEERRLCYVGVTRAKDRLTLSLALSRLKWGKSRPTEPSRFLYELTGKTENREKRRPATGQKKHTAGKARAATAMRRPAIKQR, encoded by the coding sequence ATGTCACTCAACGCAGCTCAACGCGAGGCGGTGGAAACCCTTTCCGGGCCGCTCCTGGTGTTGGCTGGGGCCGGTACGGGCAAAACACGCGTGGTGACGTTTCGGATTGCCAACCTGATTCGGCAGCGCACGAAGCCGGAGCGGATTCTGGCCGTGACGTTCACCAACAAGGCAGCCAGCGAAATGCAGCAACGGGCCGCCGAATTGCTGGGAAGGCAGCGCAGCGGGCGGCCGGAAATTTCCACGTTTCATTCGCTGTGTGTGCGCATTTTGCGGCGACAAATTCAGCACTTGGGCTATCCGCGGCAGTTTGTGATTTTCGATCGCGGCGATCAGGAAGGAGCGGCACGGCAGGCATTGCGAGAAGTGCGGGCCAGCGCCGATCGGCTGCGCCCGGGCGACTTGTTGTATTTCATCGGGCGATGGAAAACGGCGGCTCTGGAGCCCGATGAGGCCGCAGCACAGGCCCAGACCGACCGCGAACATTTGGCCGCGACGGCTTATCGGCGGTATCAAGACGCGCTGAAAGCGGGTGGCGCCGTCGATTTCGACGACCTGTTGCTGCTGACGCATAAATTGTTCGAGCAGTTTCCGGCGGCCCAACGCACGGAAGCCCGTCGTTTCGATCATCTGCTGATTGACGAATATCAAGACACCAACGCCAGCCAGTACCGCATTGTGAAATCGCTGGCCGGCGAGCATGGCAATTTGTGCGTAGTAGGAGACGACGATCAATCGATTTACGGTTGGCGCGGCGCCGAAGTGGAACATATTTTGCGCTTTCAGCACGATTGGCCGGACGCCAAAGTAATTTGCCTGGAAGATAATTACCGCACCTGCGAAGCCATTTTGGAATTTGCCAACCGGCTGATTGCCTTCAACCGACAGCGGCACGAAAAAGTATTGCGGGCATCGCGGCCGGGGGGCTTGCAGCCGGTGATTGTGCAATGTCAGGACGAAACCGACGAGGCGGCGCACGTGGTGGGAGACATCAAGCTGCGATTGCAGAACCTGGCGATACAGCCGCGCGACATCGCTATTTTGTGCCGCACCAACGAACAGCCTCGGCCGTTTGAAATGGAGCTGCGCCACGAGAACATTCCCTACGTGCTGATTGGCGGGCAATCGTTCTACGATCGTCGCGAAATCAAGGACGTGCTGGCTTATTTGCGCGTGCTCGATCAGCCGCAGGATGAACCATCGCTATTGCGGATTATCAACACGCCGCCGCGCGGCATTGGGCAAACGACGGTCAAAGCGCTGTTGGAACACGCGGTGCAACAAGGCCTTCCGTTGTGGGATGTTTTGGCGGACCTGCCGCCGGAATGCAAATTGACGCCCGTTGCGCAGGAAGCGATTAGCAAATTTCGCCAGCTGATAGAATCGTATCGCAGCCGCGTGGGAGGCGAACCACCGGCAAGCCTGGCAACGCATTTGATTTCGCACATTCGTTACCAGGATGATTTGGCCCGGCAGTATCCGGATGTCAACGAGCAGCAATCGCGCTGGGCTTCGGTGCAGGAGCTGATCAATGCCTTGGCGGCCTTTGAAAAACGGACAAAAAAGCCGACGCTGCGGGCGTTTTTGGACGAGGTGGCGTTGGGCGAGCGCGACGAAGCGGGGGACAAGGAATCGAAGCTCAATCGAAACGCCATTGCGCTGATGACGCTGCACGCCGCCAAGGGATTGGAATTTCCGCACGTGTATTTAGTGGGCATGGAAGAAGGATTGCTGCCGCACCAGAAGTCGGTCGATGCGGAGAAAAATGGAGACCAGAAGGCCATCGACGAGGAGCGCCGGCTGTGTTACGTGGGCGTGACCCGGGCGAAGGATCGGCTGACCTTGTCGCTGGCGCTGTCGCGGCTGAAATGGGGCAAAAGCCGACCGACGGAACCAAGTCGGTTTTTGTACGAATTAACCGGCAAAACCGAAAACCGCGAAAAACGGCGGCCGGCAACCGGCCAGAAAAAACACACTGCCGGAAAGGCGCGGGCCGCAACCGCAATGAGACGGCCTGCCATCAAACAACGTTAG
- a CDS encoding PIG-L family deacetylase — protein MPDEKPLDVIAVGAHPDDVEIACGGTLAKLAKQGYRVGIVDLTDGEPTPNSPGPEARLAEADAAAKKLGVHVRVQLGLPNRRLFDTFEARVALGKVFRRYRPRLVFGFGEKTPLASPDHFQAMQITDAGVFYARLTKWDQHFDGLPVHTISAYLYYTLAFTSFGVPPGAGSIVVDITDTLEAKLAAIRCYQTQFGAAPEKQIEKRVQAFAVQLGTAAGFPAGEMFSSPRLIGTRDLMHFLFGQKPGDQPAPPEPPR, from the coding sequence ATGCCTGACGAAAAACCGCTCGACGTGATTGCCGTGGGCGCGCATCCCGACGATGTCGAAATCGCCTGCGGCGGCACGCTGGCCAAATTGGCCAAACAGGGCTACCGCGTCGGCATTGTCGATCTGACCGATGGCGAACCCACGCCCAACTCGCCTGGGCCGGAAGCGCGGCTGGCCGAGGCCGATGCCGCCGCAAAAAAACTGGGCGTGCATGTGAGGGTGCAGTTGGGTTTGCCCAATCGCCGGCTATTCGACACTTTCGAAGCCCGCGTAGCACTGGGCAAAGTTTTTCGCCGCTACCGGCCGCGGCTGGTATTCGGCTTCGGCGAAAAAACACCGCTCGCTTCGCCCGATCATTTCCAGGCCATGCAAATTACCGATGCGGGCGTGTTCTACGCCCGGCTGACGAAGTGGGATCAACATTTCGACGGCCTGCCGGTCCACACCATTTCGGCTTACCTCTATTACACGCTAGCTTTTACATCCTTCGGCGTTCCTCCCGGTGCTGGCAGCATTGTGGTCGATATTACCGATACGTTGGAGGCCAAGCTGGCGGCCATCCGCTGCTATCAAACTCAGTTCGGCGCCGCGCCGGAAAAGCAAATTGAAAAGCGCGTGCAAGCATTCGCGGTGCAACTTGGGACGGCAGCAGGATTTCCGGCCGGCGAAATGTTTTCCAGCCCCCGCTTGATCGGCACCCGCGACCTGATGCACTTTCTATTCGGCCAGAAACCGGGCGATCAACCGGCCCCGCCGGAGCCGCCACGTTGA